The proteins below come from a single Micromonospora citrea genomic window:
- a CDS encoding HelD family protein produces the protein MSDQTTLAQETAVEQRHLDRVYARLAELRRSAVRAEKEGYRLARVGNFGALVERDAMVFHAAQRRHVLDAEHEGLVFGRLDLRDRQVLHVGRLGIRDEDATTLVVDWRAPAAAAFYQATPAQPLGVVRRRTIQSSGERVTRIEDDLLDPAAAPADMAVVGDGALLATLSKATGRGMRDIVATIQREQDEAIRSPGSGVTIVSGGPGTGKTAVALHRAAYLLYSDRSRYAGGGILVVGPSSVFVEYIASVLPSLGEDTATLHSLGTLFPGMSATRTDPPAVAAVKGSLRMRRVLERAARDAVPGGPGELRLLYRGELLRLDRRELDAVRDRAMPRGARRNEVRRAGFDGVLAALWAQARRLGIGRLPEQRAFEDEIIERPEFREFLKAWWPRLHPRHVLGWLARPDRLRRYAGGILSGAEIRLLGDAYRSLDSAGLTVADIALLDELDALLGKPMKPARPRRDPFQLAGGVRELSTHADRQRAAREAARQRPEDYREYAHVVVDESQDVSPMQWRMVGRRGRLASWTVVGDPAQTAWTGDPDELARARDQALGRRRRHHFTLTTNYRNSAEIFAVAAAEIRRLHPDLPLPTAVRSTGVHPVELVVPAAELETAVVEAATALLAEVEGTVGVITPVPRQDEVAGWLGGLGAPRLQVVTSLEAKGMEYDGVVLVAPGEIRADPGSGVRTLYVALSRATQRLTTVDPVG, from the coding sequence TTGAGCGACCAGACCACCCTGGCGCAGGAGACCGCCGTCGAGCAGCGGCACCTCGACCGGGTGTACGCCCGGCTGGCCGAGCTGCGCCGGTCGGCGGTGCGCGCCGAGAAGGAGGGCTACCGGCTCGCCCGGGTGGGCAACTTCGGCGCGCTGGTCGAGCGGGACGCGATGGTGTTCCACGCCGCGCAGCGGCGGCACGTGCTGGACGCCGAGCACGAGGGGCTGGTCTTCGGTCGGCTGGACCTGCGCGACCGGCAGGTGCTGCACGTCGGGCGGCTCGGCATCCGGGACGAGGACGCGACGACCCTGGTGGTCGACTGGCGGGCGCCCGCCGCCGCCGCCTTCTACCAGGCCACCCCGGCGCAGCCGCTGGGCGTGGTGCGGCGGCGGACGATCCAGTCCTCCGGCGAGCGGGTCACCCGGATCGAGGACGACCTGCTCGATCCGGCCGCCGCACCCGCCGACATGGCGGTGGTGGGCGACGGCGCGCTGCTCGCCACGCTCTCGAAGGCCACCGGCCGGGGCATGCGGGACATCGTCGCCACCATCCAGCGCGAGCAGGACGAGGCGATCCGCTCCCCCGGCTCGGGCGTGACGATCGTGTCGGGCGGCCCGGGCACCGGCAAGACGGCGGTGGCCCTGCACCGGGCCGCGTACCTGCTCTATTCCGACCGCAGCCGGTACGCCGGCGGCGGCATCCTCGTGGTCGGCCCGTCCTCGGTGTTCGTCGAGTACATCGCCTCGGTGCTGCCCTCGCTCGGCGAGGACACCGCCACCCTCCACTCGCTGGGCACCCTCTTCCCGGGGATGAGCGCGACCCGGACGGACCCGCCGGCCGTGGCGGCGGTCAAGGGGTCGCTGCGGATGCGCCGGGTGCTGGAGCGGGCCGCCCGCGACGCGGTGCCGGGCGGGCCGGGCGAGCTGCGCCTGCTCTACCGGGGCGAGCTGCTCCGGCTGGACCGCCGCGAGCTGGACGCCGTCCGGGACCGGGCGATGCCCCGGGGCGCCCGCCGCAACGAGGTGCGCCGCGCCGGCTTCGACGGCGTCCTCGCCGCGCTCTGGGCGCAGGCCCGCCGGCTGGGCATCGGCCGGCTGCCGGAACAGCGCGCGTTCGAGGACGAGATCATCGAGCGGCCGGAGTTCCGGGAGTTCCTCAAGGCGTGGTGGCCGCGGCTGCACCCGCGGCACGTGCTGGGCTGGCTGGCCCGCCCGGACCGGCTGCGCCGGTACGCCGGTGGGATCCTCTCCGGGGCGGAGATCCGGCTGCTGGGCGACGCGTACCGGAGCCTGGACTCCGCCGGGCTGACGGTCGCCGACATCGCGCTGCTGGACGAGCTGGACGCGCTGCTCGGCAAGCCGATGAAGCCGGCCCGGCCGAGGCGCGACCCGTTCCAGCTGGCCGGGGGGGTCCGCGAGCTGAGCACCCACGCCGACCGGCAGCGCGCCGCCCGCGAGGCGGCCCGGCAGCGCCCCGAGGACTACCGGGAGTACGCGCACGTGGTGGTCGACGAGTCGCAGGACGTCTCACCAATGCAGTGGCGCATGGTGGGCCGGCGCGGGCGGCTGGCCTCGTGGACGGTGGTGGGCGACCCGGCGCAGACGGCGTGGACCGGGGATCCCGACGAGCTGGCCCGGGCCCGGGACCAGGCGCTGGGCCGGCGCAGGCGGCACCACTTCACCCTGACCACCAACTACCGCAACTCGGCGGAGATCTTCGCGGTGGCGGCGGCCGAGATCCGCCGGCTGCACCCCGACCTGCCGCTGCCCACCGCCGTGCGCTCCACCGGCGTCCACCCGGTCGAACTGGTGGTGCCGGCGGCGGAGCTGGAGACCGCGGTGGTGGAGGCGGCCACGGCGCTGCTCGCCGAGGTGGAGGGCACGGTCGGCGTGATCACCCCGGTGCCCCGCCAGGACGAGGTGGCGGGGTGGCTGGGCGGGCTGGGGGCGCCGCGCCTGCAGGTGGTGACCAGCCTGGAGGCCAAGGGCATGGAGTACGACGGGGTGGTCCTCGTCGCGCCGGGCGAGATCCGGGCGGACCCGGGCTCCGGCGTGCGGACGCTCTACGTCGCGCTGTCCCGGGCCACCCAGCGGCTGACCACCGTCGACCCGGTCGGCTGA
- a CDS encoding MerR family transcriptional regulator, whose product MDDRTELFTIGQLARRTGLSVRTIRFWSDLDLLPPTARSAGGYRLYDAAAVARLDLVRSLRELGIGLDDVRRVLHRRTSVREVARAHVSALDAEIRALRLRRAVLRSVARRGSTTEELRLMNDLARLSARERQQIIDDFVAEVFAGVEPGPEGEGLARAMRTLPADLPDEPTDEEVDAWVELAELVADPAFRQRVRAMAVAGAEGAATPPPQPLSSIESARAALDAGIAPDSARARAVLDEMVDPGLSRRERLALADDIEAFTDRRVERYWQLIGVLNRRPPFPPAVPAVEWLVAALRAAAQV is encoded by the coding sequence GTGGACGACCGCACCGAACTGTTCACCATCGGGCAGCTCGCCCGGCGGACCGGCCTGTCGGTCCGGACCATCCGCTTCTGGTCCGACCTCGACCTGCTGCCACCGACGGCCCGGTCCGCCGGCGGCTACCGGCTCTACGACGCGGCGGCCGTGGCCCGGCTGGACCTCGTGCGCAGCCTGCGGGAGCTGGGCATCGGCCTGGACGACGTCCGCCGCGTCCTGCACCGGCGGACGAGCGTCCGGGAGGTGGCGCGGGCGCACGTCAGCGCCCTGGACGCGGAGATCCGGGCGCTGCGCCTGCGCCGGGCGGTGCTGCGGTCGGTCGCCCGACGTGGCAGCACGACCGAGGAGTTGAGACTGATGAACGACCTGGCCCGCCTCTCCGCCCGGGAGCGGCAGCAGATCATCGACGACTTCGTCGCCGAGGTGTTCGCCGGCGTCGAGCCCGGCCCCGAGGGCGAGGGGCTGGCCCGGGCGATGCGGACGCTCCCGGCCGACCTGCCGGACGAGCCCACCGACGAGGAGGTGGACGCCTGGGTCGAGCTGGCCGAACTGGTCGCCGACCCGGCCTTCCGCCAACGGGTCCGCGCGATGGCGGTCGCCGGCGCCGAGGGCGCCGCCACCCCGCCCCCACAGCCGCTGTCCTCGATCGAGTCGGCGCGCGCCGCGCTCGATGCCGGCATCGCGCCGGATTCGGCGCGGGCGCGGGCCGTGCTCGACGAGATGGTCGATCCGGGGCTGTCCCGGCGCGAGCGGCTGGCGCTCGCGGACGACATCGAGGCGTTCACCGACCGACGGGTGGAGCGGTACTGGCAGCTCATCGGCGTACTCAACCGGCGGCCACCGTTCCCGCCCGCGGTTCCGGCGGTGGAGTGGCTGGTCGCCGCCCTGCGCGCGGCGGCCCAGGTCTGA
- a CDS encoding alpha/beta fold hydrolase, giving the protein MPEHVEVRLPDDVRLHVEATGPADAEVTVVLLHGWTLDGRAWHKQLADLRERFDGAVRVVAYDARGHGRSSCMALPTATLAQLGDDLAAVLDEVAPTGRVVLAGHSMGGMTIMEYAHRHPEHFAARAAGLVFVSTTAEGHTHTAYGLSPRIARLIRLAETTGAGVLARCGSWRPPRALLRALRPSIRWMLFGDRCDPHDIRLVTSAVARASLRSIGGFRASIGTQHRLDTLARLAHLPAAALVGDRDRLTPPPCAESIAGALPATELTVCPGAGHMLMMERPDEVNAALGGVLGRVLAGAPTPATAPNG; this is encoded by the coding sequence ATGCCGGAACACGTCGAGGTACGTCTTCCCGACGACGTACGCCTGCACGTCGAGGCGACCGGGCCGGCGGACGCCGAGGTCACCGTGGTGCTGCTGCACGGCTGGACGCTCGACGGGCGGGCCTGGCACAAGCAGCTCGCCGACCTGCGGGAACGCTTCGACGGCGCGGTGCGGGTGGTGGCGTACGACGCCCGCGGGCACGGCAGGTCGAGCTGCATGGCACTGCCCACCGCCACCCTCGCCCAGCTCGGCGACGACCTCGCCGCGGTGCTCGACGAGGTGGCCCCGACTGGCCGGGTGGTGCTCGCGGGCCACTCGATGGGCGGCATGACGATCATGGAGTACGCGCACCGGCACCCCGAGCACTTCGCGGCCCGCGCCGCCGGGCTGGTCTTCGTCTCCACCACGGCCGAGGGACACACGCACACCGCCTACGGCCTCTCGCCCCGGATCGCCCGCCTGATCCGGCTGGCCGAGACCACCGGGGCCGGCGTGCTGGCCCGCTGCGGGTCCTGGCGGCCGCCCCGGGCACTGTTGCGCGCCCTGCGCCCCAGCATCCGCTGGATGCTCTTCGGCGACCGCTGCGACCCGCACGACATCCGGCTGGTCACCTCGGCGGTGGCCCGCGCCTCGCTGCGCTCCATCGGCGGGTTCCGCGCCTCGATCGGGACGCAGCACCGCCTGGACACCCTCGCCCGGCTCGCCCACCTGCCGGCCGCCGCGCTGGTCGGCGACCGGGACCGGCTCACCCCGCCGCCCTGCGCCGAGTCGATCGCCGGCGCGCTGCCGGCCACCGAACTGACCGTCTGCCCGGGTGCCGGGCACATGCTGATGATGGAGCGCCCCGACGAGGTCAACGCCGCGCTCGGCGGCGTGCTCGGCCGGGTACTCGCCGGGGCCCCCACGCCCGCGACGGCCCCGAACGGCTGA
- a CDS encoding carbonic anhydrase codes for MGSPQARPGGRAAGGTPRAALAELLAGNRRFVSGQPVHGHDVTAAAAAASGDQQPYAVLLGCIDSRVPLEAIFDQTFGSICVIRTGGHVLDRAVLGSIEYVVGQLGVPLVMVLGHERCGAVASAVDALRAGRTPGGALAHLIDQIAPAVTEAGVDDPRAHPMAIRRHVLRTVATLRADEALAGPVAAGRLAVVGALYDLATGEVTLLPE; via the coding sequence ATGGGGTCGCCGCAGGCACGACCGGGCGGACGCGCGGCCGGCGGCACGCCCCGCGCCGCGCTGGCGGAGCTGCTCGCCGGCAACCGCCGGTTCGTCAGCGGCCAGCCGGTCCACGGCCACGACGTCACCGCCGCCGCGGCGGCGGCCTCCGGCGACCAGCAGCCGTACGCGGTGCTGCTGGGCTGCATCGACTCGCGGGTGCCCCTGGAAGCGATCTTCGACCAGACCTTCGGCTCGATCTGCGTGATCCGCACCGGCGGGCACGTGCTCGACCGGGCGGTCCTCGGCTCCATCGAGTACGTGGTCGGCCAGCTGGGCGTACCGCTGGTGATGGTGCTCGGGCACGAGCGGTGCGGCGCGGTCGCCTCGGCGGTGGACGCGTTGCGCGCCGGTCGGACGCCGGGCGGCGCGCTGGCGCACCTGATCGACCAGATCGCCCCGGCGGTGACCGAGGCGGGCGTCGACGACCCCCGGGCGCACCCGATGGCGATCCGGCGGCACGTGCTGCGGACGGTGGCCACGCTGCGCGCCGACGAGGCGCTCGCCGGACCGGTCGCCGCCGGTCGGCTGGCGGTGGTCGGCGCCCTCTACGACCTGGCCACCGGCGAGGTCACCCTGCTGCCGGAGTGA
- a CDS encoding cation diffusion facilitator family transporter: MGAGHDHHHGSVANAAHRHRGRLWAAFGLLGALMVVEAAAAFRTGSLALLSDAGHMFTDVLGIGMALAAITATRRADADPQRTFGLYRLEVLAALANAVLLSGVAVYVVVEAVRRFGDPPAVLAGPMLAVAVLGLLANVAAFALLRSGARESINLRGAYLEVLGDLLGSLGVIGAALLISVTDWWWADPVVAVAIGAFILPRTWRLGRAALRILVQAAPEHLEVTKVHDRLAAVPGVAEVHDLHVWTLTSGMEVASAHLTTEPGAEVGAVLSAARTALHDDFQIEHATLQIEPGASPGACGSVEW, translated from the coding sequence GTGGGCGCAGGTCATGACCACCACCACGGGTCGGTCGCGAACGCCGCGCACCGCCACCGGGGCCGGCTCTGGGCCGCCTTCGGGCTGCTCGGCGCCCTGATGGTGGTGGAGGCGGCAGCCGCCTTCCGCACCGGCTCGCTGGCCCTGCTCAGCGACGCCGGGCACATGTTCACCGACGTGCTCGGCATCGGCATGGCGCTCGCCGCGATCACCGCCACCCGGCGGGCCGACGCGGACCCGCAGCGCACCTTCGGGCTCTACCGGCTGGAGGTGCTGGCCGCCCTCGCCAACGCCGTGCTGCTCTCCGGCGTCGCGGTCTACGTGGTCGTCGAGGCGGTACGCCGGTTCGGCGACCCGCCGGCGGTGCTCGCCGGCCCGATGCTCGCCGTGGCCGTGCTCGGCCTGCTCGCCAACGTGGCGGCCTTCGCCCTGCTGCGCTCCGGCGCCAGGGAGAGCATCAACCTGCGGGGCGCGTACCTGGAGGTGCTGGGAGACCTGCTGGGGTCACTCGGCGTGATCGGCGCGGCCCTGCTGATCTCCGTCACCGACTGGTGGTGGGCCGACCCGGTGGTCGCCGTGGCGATCGGGGCGTTCATCCTGCCCCGCACCTGGCGCCTCGGCCGCGCCGCGCTGCGCATCCTGGTGCAGGCCGCCCCGGAGCACCTCGAGGTCACCAAGGTGCACGACCGACTGGCCGCCGTTCCCGGCGTCGCCGAGGTGCACGACCTGCACGTCTGGACGTTGACCTCCGGGATGGAGGTGGCCTCGGCCCACCTGACCACCGAGCCTGGCGCGGAGGTGGGCGCGGTGCTCAGCGCGGCCCGGACGGCCCTGCACGACGACTTCCAGATCGAGCACGCCACGTTGCAGATCGAGCCGGGAGCATCGCCCGGGGCCTGCGGGTCGGTTGAGTGGTAA
- a CDS encoding acyl carrier protein codes for MTRDEITAGLAEILEEVAGVNPDDVAEGKSFTDDLDVDSLSMVEVVVAAEEKFGVKIPDNEVQNLKTVGDAVSYIEAQS; via the coding sequence ATGACCCGTGACGAGATCACCGCCGGCCTCGCCGAGATCCTCGAAGAGGTTGCCGGGGTGAACCCGGACGACGTGGCCGAGGGGAAGTCCTTCACCGACGACCTGGACGTCGACTCGCTCTCCATGGTGGAGGTCGTGGTGGCGGCCGAGGAGAAGTTCGGCGTCAAGATCCCGGACAACGAGGTGCAGAACCTGAAGACCGTCGGGGACGCCGTCAGCTACATCGAGGCGCAGTCCTGA
- a CDS encoding acyl-CoA carboxylase subunit beta, translating into MEAHVTTTAVGVDTSSAVDYRDPESRLRGLFDAGSLRLMAPRDTSGVLWARGEIDGTPTIAYATDATRMGGAMGTEGCRHVVDAIDTAVRERVPVLGLWHSGGARLAEGVVALDAVGQVFAAMVRASGRVPQISVVLGPAAGGAAYGPALTDIVVMSGAGRIFVTGPEVVRSVTGEQVDMERLGGPEPHGRRSGVVHVTCSDDESALAESRRLAALLGRQGRLSPDDVTDGDGGHDLTAKMPAEPNRAYDVKPVVKALLDAPGVELHAKWAPNVVTTLGRFAGRTVGVIANNPLRLGGCLDASSAEKAARFVRMCDSLGVPLIVLVDVPGYLPGLGQEWDGVVRRGAKLLHAFAEAVVPRVTLVTRKAYGGAYIAMNSRSLGATAVFAWPNAEVAVMGASAAVNILHRRRLAAAPAEEREALRAQLIEEQTRVAGGVNRALEIGVVDDVITPAETRRRIAEALAAAPAARGAHGNIPL; encoded by the coding sequence TTGGAGGCTCACGTGACCACCACCGCCGTTGGCGTGGACACATCATCCGCCGTGGACTACCGAGATCCGGAGTCGCGGCTGCGGGGCCTGTTCGACGCCGGTTCGCTGCGGTTGATGGCGCCGCGGGACACGTCCGGCGTCCTGTGGGCGCGGGGCGAGATCGACGGCACGCCGACGATCGCGTACGCCACCGACGCCACCAGGATGGGCGGGGCGATGGGCACCGAGGGGTGCCGGCACGTCGTCGACGCCATCGACACCGCCGTGCGGGAGCGGGTGCCGGTGCTGGGCCTGTGGCACTCCGGCGGCGCCCGGCTGGCCGAGGGCGTGGTGGCCCTCGACGCGGTGGGCCAGGTGTTCGCCGCGATGGTGCGCGCGTCGGGGCGGGTGCCGCAGATCTCGGTGGTGCTGGGCCCGGCGGCCGGCGGCGCGGCGTACGGGCCGGCGCTGACCGACATCGTGGTGATGAGCGGGGCGGGCCGGATCTTCGTCACCGGCCCGGAGGTGGTGCGCAGCGTCACCGGCGAGCAGGTGGACATGGAGCGGCTGGGCGGGCCGGAGCCGCACGGCCGCCGCTCCGGCGTGGTCCACGTGACCTGCTCCGACGACGAGTCGGCCCTGGCCGAGTCCCGGCGGCTCGCCGCGCTGCTCGGCCGGCAGGGCAGGCTCTCCCCGGACGACGTGACCGACGGCGACGGCGGGCACGACCTGACCGCGAAGATGCCCGCCGAGCCCAACCGGGCCTACGACGTCAAGCCGGTGGTCAAGGCGCTGCTGGACGCCCCCGGGGTGGAGCTGCACGCCAAGTGGGCGCCGAACGTGGTGACCACGCTGGGCCGCTTCGCCGGCCGTACGGTCGGGGTGATCGCCAACAACCCGCTGCGCCTGGGCGGCTGCCTGGACGCCTCCAGCGCCGAGAAGGCGGCCCGGTTCGTGCGGATGTGCGACTCCCTCGGCGTGCCGCTGATCGTGCTCGTCGACGTGCCCGGCTACCTGCCCGGCCTCGGCCAGGAGTGGGACGGCGTGGTACGCCGCGGCGCGAAGCTGCTGCACGCCTTCGCCGAGGCGGTGGTGCCGCGGGTGACCCTGGTGACCCGCAAGGCCTACGGTGGGGCGTACATCGCGATGAACTCCCGCTCCCTGGGCGCGACGGCCGTGTTCGCCTGGCCGAACGCGGAGGTCGCGGTGATGGGCGCCAGCGCGGCGGTGAACATCCTGCACCGCAGGAGGCTCGCCGCCGCACCGGCCGAGGAGCGGGAGGCGCTGCGCGCCCAGTTGATCGAGGAGCAGACCCGCGTCGCGGGCGGCGTCAACCGCGCCCTGGAGATCGGCGTGGTGGACGACGTGATCACGCCGGCGGAGACCCGTCGCCGGATCGCCGAGGCGCTCGCCGCCGCACCGGCGGCCCGGGGCGCGCACGGCAACATCCCGCTGTAG
- the fabF gene encoding beta-ketoacyl-ACP synthase II has translation MTHTDVVVTGLGATTPLGGDVASTWDAMVAGRSGVSTLTQEWAEQLPVRIAAQLAVDPTGLLDRVKLRRLDRSEAIAIIAAQQAWADAGLADSGLDPDRLGVSVGSGIGGALTLLAQDDVLEASGPRRVSPHTIPMLMPNGPAAWVGLELGARAGVHSVASACATGAEAIALGLDMIRAGRADVVVAGGTEAVIHPLPIAGFSSMRAMSTRNDEPERASRPWDKGRDGFVLGEGAGVLVLERAEHAAARGARVYARLAGAGITSDGYDIVQPHPEGAGAIRAIAKAIADADVARTDITHVNAHATSTPVGDIAEIKALHEALGDHPVLSSTKSMSGHLLGAAGALESIATILAIRDGVVPPTINLDEPDDGLTLDVAANKARHMDIPAALNNSFGFGGHNVALVFTRA, from the coding sequence ATGACGCACACCGACGTCGTCGTCACCGGGCTCGGCGCGACCACCCCACTGGGCGGGGACGTCGCGTCGACCTGGGACGCCATGGTCGCCGGCCGCTCCGGGGTGAGCACGCTCACCCAGGAGTGGGCGGAGCAGTTGCCGGTCCGGATCGCCGCCCAGCTCGCGGTCGATCCGACCGGCCTGCTCGACAGGGTCAAGCTGCGCCGGCTGGACCGCTCCGAGGCGATCGCCATCATCGCGGCGCAGCAGGCCTGGGCGGACGCCGGCCTGGCCGACTCCGGGCTGGACCCGGACCGGCTGGGCGTCAGCGTCGGCTCGGGCATCGGCGGCGCCCTGACCCTGCTCGCCCAGGACGACGTCCTGGAGGCGTCCGGGCCGCGCCGGGTCTCCCCGCACACCATCCCGATGCTGATGCCGAACGGCCCCGCCGCCTGGGTGGGCCTGGAGCTCGGCGCGCGGGCGGGGGTGCACTCGGTGGCCAGCGCCTGCGCGACCGGCGCCGAGGCGATCGCGCTCGGCCTGGACATGATCCGGGCCGGCCGCGCGGACGTGGTGGTGGCCGGCGGCACCGAGGCGGTCATCCACCCGCTGCCGATCGCCGGCTTCAGCTCGATGCGGGCGATGTCGACCCGCAACGACGAGCCGGAGCGGGCCTCCCGGCCGTGGGACAAGGGCCGCGACGGCTTCGTGCTCGGCGAGGGCGCGGGCGTGCTGGTGCTGGAGCGCGCCGAGCACGCCGCCGCGCGGGGCGCCCGGGTCTACGCCCGGCTGGCCGGCGCCGGCATCACCAGCGACGGCTACGACATCGTGCAGCCGCACCCGGAGGGGGCGGGCGCGATCCGGGCCATCGCCAAGGCGATCGCCGACGCGGACGTCGCCCGGACCGACATCACGCACGTCAACGCGCACGCCACGTCGACCCCGGTCGGCGACATCGCGGAGATCAAGGCGCTGCACGAGGCGCTCGGCGACCACCCGGTGCTCTCCTCCACCAAGTCGATGTCCGGGCACCTGCTGGGCGCGGCGGGCGCGCTGGAGTCGATCGCCACCATCCTGGCGATCCGCGACGGCGTCGTCCCCCCGACGATCAACCTCGACGAGCCGGACGACGGCCTGACCCTGGACGTGGCCGCCAACAAGGCGCGCCACATGGACATCCCCGCCGCGCTGAACAACTCCTTCGGCTTCGGCGGGCACAACGTGGCTCTCGTCTTCACGCGGGCCTGA
- a CDS encoding glycoside hydrolase family 3 protein has protein sequence MGRVSTTPRRAGVALAVLTALLVSGCTGPTERRPEPAPTSPAAPAAPTPGASAPAGEPAARAAALVGTLADEDLVGQVLMPYAYGDAATRVSAGSKAGNQALAGVDTPAEMIAKYRLGGLILVGFSADDPTKGNQETTNVDNPKQVRELTTGLREAAGRLPAGQAPFLIGTDQEYGVVTRITDGVTLLPSALAAGAAGKPELTEAAWRAAGAELAAMGVNLDFAPVADVLATRSTVIGSRSYGADPKAAAAQVAGAVRGLQAAGVAATVKHFPGHGHSAADSHKDLPVLGQSRKALETDAWPPFSAGIDAGAMAVMSAHLDARSVDPGTAATFSHKLLTDVLRGQLGFQGVVITDGMNMPPAKRWSPGEAAVRALKAGNDLILMPPHVGQAYDGLLAALRDGSLPRARLVDAATRVLTMKFKLADRPAPELSTLGDPAHRKAAEDLAAAAVTMLRGSCGGAVRGPVTVTSSGGRDHTRAALTEALTAAGVKVVPSGGTVVHLVGYGDGAGDLRADAAVTVAMDTPYVLAKAKSPTLLATYSSSRASMTALAGVLAGKARPGGRSPVPVPGLPATTCAD, from the coding sequence ATGGGCCGCGTGTCGACTACCCCGCGACGTGCCGGCGTCGCGCTCGCCGTCCTGACCGCGCTGCTCGTCTCCGGGTGCACCGGGCCGACCGAGCGCCGCCCCGAGCCGGCGCCGACGAGTCCCGCCGCGCCGGCCGCCCCGACGCCGGGCGCGAGCGCCCCCGCCGGCGAGCCGGCCGCGCGGGCCGCCGCCCTGGTCGGCACGCTCGCCGACGAGGACCTGGTCGGTCAGGTGCTGATGCCCTACGCCTACGGCGACGCGGCCACCCGGGTCTCGGCCGGCTCCAAGGCCGGCAACCAGGCGCTGGCCGGGGTGGACACCCCCGCCGAGATGATCGCGAAGTACCGGCTCGGCGGGCTGATCCTGGTCGGCTTCAGCGCCGACGACCCCACCAAGGGCAACCAGGAGACGACCAACGTCGACAACCCGAAGCAGGTCCGCGAGCTCACCACCGGCCTGCGGGAGGCCGCCGGTCGGCTGCCCGCCGGTCAGGCCCCGTTCCTGATCGGCACCGACCAGGAGTACGGCGTGGTCACCCGGATCACCGACGGGGTGACCCTGCTGCCCAGCGCCCTCGCCGCCGGCGCGGCCGGCAAGCCCGAGCTGACCGAGGCCGCGTGGCGGGCCGCCGGCGCCGAACTCGCCGCGATGGGCGTCAACCTGGACTTCGCGCCGGTCGCCGACGTGCTCGCCACCCGCAGCACCGTGATCGGCTCCCGGTCGTACGGCGCGGACCCGAAGGCGGCGGCGGCGCAGGTGGCCGGCGCGGTCCGGGGGCTGCAGGCGGCGGGCGTCGCGGCCACCGTCAAGCACTTCCCCGGCCACGGGCACAGCGCCGCCGACTCGCACAAGGACCTGCCGGTGCTCGGCCAGTCCCGCAAGGCGCTGGAGACCGACGCCTGGCCGCCCTTCTCCGCCGGCATCGACGCCGGCGCGATGGCCGTCATGTCCGCCCACCTCGACGCGCGGTCGGTGGACCCGGGCACCGCGGCGACCTTCTCGCACAAGCTGCTCACCGACGTGCTCCGCGGCCAGCTCGGCTTCCAGGGCGTGGTGATCACCGACGGGATGAACATGCCGCCGGCGAAGCGCTGGTCGCCGGGGGAGGCGGCGGTGCGCGCCCTGAAGGCGGGCAACGACCTGATCCTGATGCCGCCGCACGTCGGTCAGGCGTACGACGGGCTGCTCGCCGCGCTCCGCGACGGCTCGCTGCCCCGGGCCCGCCTCGTCGACGCGGCCACCCGGGTGCTGACGATGAAGTTCAAGCTCGCCGACCGGCCCGCGCCCGAGCTGTCCACGCTGGGCGACCCGGCGCACCGGAAGGCGGCGGAGGACCTGGCCGCGGCGGCCGTGACCATGCTCCGGGGCTCCTGCGGCGGCGCGGTGCGGGGCCCGGTGACCGTCACGTCCTCCGGCGGGCGGGACCACACCCGGGCGGCGCTGACCGAGGCGCTCACCGCCGCCGGGGTGAAGGTGGTGCCCAGCGGCGGCACGGTGGTGCACCTGGTCGGGTACGGCGACGGGGCCGGTGACCTGCGCGCCGACGCCGCCGTCACGGTCGCCATGGACACCCCGTACGTGCTGGCGAAGGCGAAGTCGCCGACCCTGCTGGCCACGTACTCCTCCAGCCGGGCGTCGATGACCGCCCTCGCCGGGGTGCTGGCCGGCAAGGCGCGGCCGGGCGGCCGGTCCCCGGTGCCGGTGCCCGGCCTGCCCGCCACGACCTGCGCCGACTGA
- a CDS encoding DUF3145 domain-containing protein, producing the protein MPTRGVVYVHSTPLAVCSHVEWAIARVLAAPVNLQWTAQPVDPGARRAECGWTGRPGTGAELAAALRQWPMIRFEVTEEPSPGADGERFMYVPGRGLFRATVGAAGDIQLGEDRLRSLMAGARAPEALAHALDKALGTAWDAELEPYRYAGDGAPVTLLTRVG; encoded by the coding sequence GTGCCAACGCGTGGCGTCGTATACGTCCACTCGACCCCGCTCGCCGTGTGCTCACACGTCGAGTGGGCGATCGCGCGCGTCCTCGCCGCGCCGGTCAACCTGCAGTGGACGGCTCAGCCCGTCGACCCCGGCGCCCGCCGGGCCGAGTGCGGGTGGACCGGTCGCCCGGGGACGGGCGCCGAGCTGGCTGCTGCCCTCCGGCAGTGGCCCATGATCCGTTTCGAGGTCACCGAGGAGCCGAGCCCCGGCGCCGACGGTGAGCGCTTCATGTACGTCCCGGGGCGCGGCCTGTTCCGAGCGACCGTCGGCGCGGCCGGCGACATCCAGCTCGGCGAGGACCGGCTGCGCAGCCTGATGGCGGGCGCGCGGGCGCCGGAGGCGCTCGCACACGCGCTCGACAAGGCGCTCGGCACCGCCTGGGACGCCGAGCTGGAGCCCTACCGGTACGCCGGCGACGGCGCGCCGGTGACTCTGCTCACCCGGGTCGGCTGA